In a genomic window of Telopea speciosissima isolate NSW1024214 ecotype Mountain lineage chromosome 5, Tspe_v1, whole genome shotgun sequence:
- the LOC122663140 gene encoding transcription factor HEC1-like, whose protein sequence is MEVHLTKSTTEDQVEMMMMMQQMDNKFPEFCGPYQETTELQSLMEFSFESSPPIFDNPPVISPPLMNNPPSTITFMDTASQEAAVSTIFSNPMLSRLQNTGSGGGGGGGELELSGASLSQKKNSMAAMREMIFRIAAMQPIHIDPESVKPPKRRNVKISKDPQSVAARHRRERISERIRILQRLVPGGTKMDTASMLDEAIHYVKFLKTQVQSLERAVGKRPIGISFPSGPVSNPNYSSSLIPASVFSHTQMLS, encoded by the coding sequence ATGGAAGTACACCTGACAAAGTCTACAACAGAAGATCAGgtggagatgatgatgatgatgcagcAAATGGACAACAAGTTTCCTGAATTCTGTGGACCCTATCAAGAAACTACTGAATTACAATCCTTAATGGAGTTCTCATTTGAGTCTTCACCACCTATCTTTGATAACCCACCTGTGATTTCACCACCATTAATGAATAACCCACCTTCCACCATTACATTCATGGACACTGCAAGTCAAGAAGCTGCTGTATcaaccatcttctccaatcccATGCTGAGCCGGCTGCAAAACACCGGCAGCggcggtggtggcggcggcggagAATTAGAATTATCTGGTGCAAGTTTATCACAGAAGAAGAATTCAATGGCTGCAATGAGAGAAATGATCTTCCGAATCGCGGCGATGCAACCAATTCATATTGATCCTGAATCAGTGAAGCCACCAAAACGAAGGAATGTGAAGATATCTAAAGATCCACAAAGTGTAGCAGCAAGGCATAGGAGGGAACGTATAAGTGAAAGGATAAGGATACTTCAGAGATTAGTTCCTGGAGGTACTAAAATGGATACAGCTTCCATGTTAGATGAAGCAATTCATTATGTGAAGTTCTTGAAGACACAGGTGCAATCACTTGAGAGAGCTGTTGGGAAAAGGCCTATTGGGATTAGTTTCCCTTCTGGACCAGTTTCTAATCcaaattattcttcttctttgattcctGCTTCAGTGTTTAGCCATACCCAGATGCTTAGTTGA